The genomic DNA TGAATCATGAGGACTGGACCTGCCGCATTTTGCTTGGCGATACGGAAGTAGGGCATGTTCTAAAGCGAATGGGCGAGGACTTCCCGGAGAAAGTAGCTTCTGTTATACGGAAGGACTATCCCAATGAAATTGTCGTAAATCTGGTGACAAGTCCGCTAGATGCTGACCGTATGGATTATTTGCTGAGGGATGCTTATTTCACCGGCGTCAATTACGGTACGATCGATATGGATCGGATTTTGCGGATGCTGCGGCCATACCGGGGACGGATTGTAGTGAAAGAGACCGGCATGCATGCGGTAGAGGATTATTTGATGTCCCGTTATCAAATGTATTGGCAGATTTATTTCCATCCGGTGACGCGGAGCTCGGAAATTATTTTGCGGCAAATTTTTCGACGGGCCAAGGAGCTATATGCGGAGGGGTATTCATTTTCCTTTCTTCCCAACCCTTTACCAGGCTTGTTCAACTCTGAACTGACAGTGCAGCAATATTTGCTATTAGATGAAGCTTTAATTCAAACGGCTTTTATGCAGTGGAAACATGAGGCTGATCCCCTGCTCGCTGATCTTTGCACCCGTTTTATGGATCGTAAATTGTACAAATATGTTGAACTGGATTCGCTCGATTTGGAGAAAATAAGGGAAATTCGCGAAGAATTCCGAAAATTGGGCTTAAATCCGGATTATGATCTGATCATTGATTTTCCGACGGACTTGCCTTATGATGTGTCTCGTCCTGACGAAGAACTTCGCGGCAAGCAAATTTTGCTGCTGGACAAGCAGGAGCGCTTGGTGGAAATATCGGAGGTTTCCGATATTGTCCGGTCGATTAGCGGCATACAGCGGGGTAAATTTTATTTGTACTTTCCAGACAATAAACTACAGGCGGTCTGTTCTCAGCTGCCTGCCGATTTAGCTCGTATTTTTGGACAGGAAACTTAATTACAGGAGGGTTATCGCCATGTTAGTGGATACACATACGCATTTGGACGCGGAGCAGTTTGACGAGGATCGCGAGGAAACGATTTCTCGCGCGGTGGAACAGGGAGTTACGCGCATGATCAACATCGGTTTTAATCGGGAAACGATTCCTACCACAATGAAGCTGGCCGAGAGCTACGACTTCATATATGCCGCCGTCGGCTGGCATCCCCAGGACGCCATCACGATGAAGGAAGAGGATTTGGACTGGATTGCTGAATTATGCCGCCATGAGAAAGTAGTTGCCATTGGAGAGATTGGTCTTGATTATTATTGGGATACTTCACCCAAGGATGTCCAGCATGCCGTATTCCGCAAGCAGATCGGGCTGGCTCGGGAGCTTGGAATGCCAATCGTCATTCATAACCGGGATGCTCATGAGGATACAGTGCGTATTTTGCGGGAAGAGAAAGCCCATGAAGTCGGAGGAGTAATGCATTCGTTTTCGGGGAGCTGGGAAACGGCCAAATTATGTCTGAACTTGGGATTTCATTTGTCCTTCGGGGGCCCGATTACCTTCAAAAACGCAAAACAGCCTAAAGAGGTGTTGAAACAAACACCGCTCGACCGGTTATTGATTGAAACAGACTCCCCTTATTTGACTCCGCATCCTTATCGTGGAAAGAGAAATGAGTCCGCCTATGTCCATTTAGTGGCAGAGGCAGCCGCTGAATTAAAAGGGTTGTCCTTCCAAGAAATTGCAGAAATCACAACCCGCAATGCGCTGGAACTATTTTCCATTCGGTGAAATCGGGAGGAAAAGCGGTGAAAAGAAGAGATTTCTGGAAAGATTAATGCATTTTAATTTAAAACACCGAGTCTATTACATTTTTTTAACCTTTTTCTTAAGAAAACGTTCTTGATTCGTCCTTTACAACATGCATTGAAACAGGATAGAATCTTTTCAGTGATCGATTTGGCCGAGTTTGGCGTATTGCCTATGGCCATCGAATCATGTTCCAGAACCAGTCTCGCTGAGTCTCCGTAGAGGAGAACGGGGGAACCGGATACGGCTTGATGAAATGTTTTCATTTACAACGTTGCCGTATTTGATTTCTTTGCAGGATCTTTGGGGTGAATTCAAGGTCATTGCGCCATGAGCGAATGAACCGAGAAAGGGCGGCTCTCTTCGTCCGAACCCGACAGCTAACCTCGTAAGCGTGTTAAGAGAGGCAACTTCGTGCATCCTATTACACCAAGACCTACAGGAGCCACGAAAGAGTTGCTCTAACTCTTTCTTCCGGCTTCTTTTGTTTTGAATAATTGTAATAGGGTCATCATACTGTTGTAAAACAGGAGGTGACAATTGCCGACCAGACTGGGGTAGGATGCGGAATGCTGCAGTTCTAGCATTCCGTAAAAAACGGGAATAGTCACGTCAACATCTCATCATGCATTGACCTAGGGCGGGACTATGAAGGAGGACGGAAAGTGGGCATTTTCAAGAAAGAAGAGACCCATGAATCACGCTCATCCAGTATGTCTTACGCATTGCGATGGAAGCATGAGAACCTACGTCAGATATCGGTCGTCACGTTGTTAACTGTTGCAGCGATCATCGTTATTCTGATTTGGCTGAACGGCAACAGCAAGAACATTTACTTGGTGATAGACGGGAAGATCCAGGAGATCGAGACCCGTAAATCTGTAGTGAATCAAGTACTGGATGAACATTCCATCGTGCTGGGCCAGGGTGATAGCATATCACGGCCGCTTGAGAGCTCCCTGAAGAAGGGGGACCGGATCGTTATCGTAAGGGCGGTTCCGGTGCAAGTCAACGTGGATGGCAAGACAAAGTCGCATCTAACGACTCAATCCAGTGTACAGGGCATTATCAACGAGCTTGGCATTACCGTAAACCCGGATGACAAGATCACTCCGGATTTAAGCAGCAAAGTTACTTCCGATCTTCAGATCAAAGTGGTGCGCGTATCCAAGCAAACAGTACAGACGAAAGAGACCGTGCCATTTGCCGTCGTCAAAACCTCGGATCCTAATTTGGAGAAGGGGCAGACGAAGGTGCTGCAGCAGGGCAGCGAAGGAGTAGTTGTACATCACATCGAAAAAGTGTATGAAGACGGAAATTTCGTATCCAAGCGTTGGCTGAGCAAAGAGATCGAGACGAAGGCTCAGGACAAGGTAGTCGCTGTAGGTACGAAGCCTAAGCCCGAGGCTGTGCTCGCCGCTAATATTACCCGCACTGCGGATAAAGTGGATATCAGTGGAACGACAACCAAAGGCGGCGTCTCATTTAAATATAAAAAAGTGCTTAAAGACGTCACACTAACCGCCTATTCCGCCGAAGAGGATGGCATCGGTACGAAGACCGCCTCCGGGACACGCGTAACGGAAGGCAGAACGATCGCCGTAGACAAGAACGTTGTTCCTATGGGCTGGTGGGTATATATCGAAGGCATTGGGTTCCGCAGAGCCGAGGATACAGGTGGCGCCATCAAGGGCAACAAAATGGACGTTTACTTCGATAGCCTGCAATCGGCGAAGAACTTCGGGCGCAAGAAGGGACGCACGGTGTATGTTATCGGTCCAAACAAACCAGAATTGAACTAATTCCTGTTTTACTTTGTAAAAGGAATAAGATACTATAGATAAATGAAAAAGGTATGGAAAGAAGAGGAGAAGTCCTCTTCTTTTTGCGTATGAGGAAGAGGGTCGTTTGTTCCCATGATTAAAGAGGTTATTGTCGTGGAAGGGCGGGACGATACCGTTGCCGTCAAAAGGGCCGTGCAGGCCGATACGATTGAAACCGGAGGCTCGGCCATCAACGAGACCGTGCTGCGCAAGATTGAGCTGGCGCAGGAGCGGCGCGGGGTCATCATTTTGACTGATCCTGACCATGCTGGCGAGCGAATCCGCAAAATTGTCGCAGGCCGGGTACCGGGCTGCAAGCATGCTTTCCTGCGGGAGGCCGATGCTACGCGGCGCGGTGATATCGGTGTGGAGAATGCCTCTCCCGAAGCCATTCGGGAAGCGCTGGCACGTGTGCATACCGAGATGGAAGCAGTTGAGGCTGATGACACGCTCATCGATTGGGAAGACTTAATAGACGCCGGCTTGATCGTTCACCCTTCAGCCGCCGCCAGAAGGCGCTTGATCGGTGAATTGCTTGGCATCGGTTATTGCAACGGCAAGCAGCTTTACAAACGGCTTAACGTATTTCGGATTAGTCGGGAGGAGTTTCTGGCTGCGCTGGCTCAATTGGAGGACAAAGGGGTATAAAGTGCCATGAGTAGAGAAGATATATCAACGCCGCGCCGCACAAAGGAAATTATTCAGCGGCATG from Paenibacillus woosongensis includes the following:
- the rnmV gene encoding ribonuclease M5; its protein translation is MIKEVIVVEGRDDTVAVKRAVQADTIETGGSAINETVLRKIELAQERRGVIILTDPDHAGERIRKIVAGRVPGCKHAFLREADATRRGDIGVENASPEAIREALARVHTEMEAVEADDTLIDWEDLIDAGLIVHPSAAARRRLIGELLGIGYCNGKQLYKRLNVFRISREEFLAALAQLEDKGV
- a CDS encoding 3D domain-containing protein — encoded protein: MGIFKKEETHESRSSSMSYALRWKHENLRQISVVTLLTVAAIIVILIWLNGNSKNIYLVIDGKIQEIETRKSVVNQVLDEHSIVLGQGDSISRPLESSLKKGDRIVIVRAVPVQVNVDGKTKSHLTTQSSVQGIINELGITVNPDDKITPDLSSKVTSDLQIKVVRVSKQTVQTKETVPFAVVKTSDPNLEKGQTKVLQQGSEGVVVHHIEKVYEDGNFVSKRWLSKEIETKAQDKVVAVGTKPKPEAVLAANITRTADKVDISGTTTKGGVSFKYKKVLKDVTLTAYSAEEDGIGTKTASGTRVTEGRTIAVDKNVVPMGWWVYIEGIGFRRAEDTGGAIKGNKMDVYFDSLQSAKNFGRKKGRTVYVIGPNKPELN
- a CDS encoding HD domain-containing protein, with protein sequence MHNLREEKVFKDPVHNYIHVQDELIWLLINTKEFQRLRRIRQLGTSYLTFHGAEHSRFSHSLGVYEITRRIISQFERNNYPDWPKEERLVALCAALLHDLGHGPFSHSIEQAFDMNHEDWTCRILLGDTEVGHVLKRMGEDFPEKVASVIRKDYPNEIVVNLVTSPLDADRMDYLLRDAYFTGVNYGTIDMDRILRMLRPYRGRIVVKETGMHAVEDYLMSRYQMYWQIYFHPVTRSSEIILRQIFRRAKELYAEGYSFSFLPNPLPGLFNSELTVQQYLLLDEALIQTAFMQWKHEADPLLADLCTRFMDRKLYKYVELDSLDLEKIREIREEFRKLGLNPDYDLIIDFPTDLPYDVSRPDEELRGKQILLLDKQERLVEISEVSDIVRSISGIQRGKFYLYFPDNKLQAVCSQLPADLARIFGQET
- a CDS encoding TatD family hydrolase, giving the protein MLVDTHTHLDAEQFDEDREETISRAVEQGVTRMINIGFNRETIPTTMKLAESYDFIYAAVGWHPQDAITMKEEDLDWIAELCRHEKVVAIGEIGLDYYWDTSPKDVQHAVFRKQIGLARELGMPIVIHNRDAHEDTVRILREEKAHEVGGVMHSFSGSWETAKLCLNLGFHLSFGGPITFKNAKQPKEVLKQTPLDRLLIETDSPYLTPHPYRGKRNESAYVHLVAEAAAELKGLSFQEIAEITTRNALELFSIR